From a single Stomoxys calcitrans chromosome 4, idStoCalc2.1, whole genome shotgun sequence genomic region:
- the LOC106096038 gene encoding GPI transamidase component PIG-T, which produces MLNFCKPACILPILLTFCVVHAQQQKTVLNEPSIDGIDGKLTENGRKTFTKDTTKSNHRNEEFHEELVVTPLADGFVNTYFQFTTRWRYGNRSNLHNTRLIPRSIAEILLYSDVKEFHITLTQGLWRYQTWGYPVVDGAPGAEAWSWFAGENLTEAAVDEQWQRVTSTFSGIVCASLNFMDKTNTITPKYGFRPQFVSSPTSKLAKHLRYSSLPREIVCTENLTPWKKLLPCNSRYGFASLLNSGHVHNTNYHSLSIKFRTLCNSREECILEFTESANLVYDPKLLGSTNNFDFSLRRMFGQGLNGHCALADSSKIYVNLALHIPYEITPLPMYNISSTRGGQTTHYGVYDVQQFKDASLFNIAWILRKTQNYVLTPPSPPLIAHRYIVGYGQERGKIITQITNNHYAELPIVLQENIPWFMPIYMHTLKIKNHQSGEIIEPIVLQYRPGVQRERPYYLELSFTLPAKTSVEISFDFDYIFLKWLEYPPDANHGHYIGSGVITSLLPIARNYTSIPLSGYRFADAFNASRNAYILTLRTESLILSLPTPDFSMPYNVICLACTVVALAFGPIHSVATKKIVIEQQDSDEPQSFFGKILKKLKRFKRKSDKNVPAAGDESETQTDNVSLGEKAK; this is translated from the exons ATGTTAAACTTTTGTAAACCGGCTTGcattttgccaatattattgACATTTTGTGTCGTACAtgctcaacaacaaaaaacagtaTTAAATGAACCCTCTATAGATGGAATAGATGGAAAATTAACTGAGAACGGGCGAAAAACATTTACCAAAGATACAACTAAAAGTAATCATCGTAACGAAGAATTCCATGAAGAATTGGTTGTGACACCACTTGCAGATGGATTTGTAAACACCTATTTTCAATTTACTACAAGATGGAGATATGGTAATAGAAGCAACT TGCACAATACACGCTTAATACCCCGGTCAATTGCCGAAATCCTGCTGTACTCCGATGTTAAGGAATTTCACATAACCTTAACTCAAGGCCTATGGCGTTATCAGACATGGGGTTATCCAGTGGTAGATGGTGCGCCTGGCGCAGAAGCATGGTCCTGGTTCGCCGGTGAAAATCTAACTGAAGCTGCCGTTGATGAACAGTGGCAACGCGTTACCAGCACATTTTCTGGTATTGTCTGTGCctcattaaattttatggacAAAACCAACActatcacacctaaatatgggTTTCGACCTCAGTTTGTTAGTTCACCTACGAGTAAGTTGGCAAAACACTTGCGATATTCGAGTTTGCCACGCGAGATAGTATGCACGGAAAATTTGACGCCATGGAAAAAGCTTTTGCCATGCAATAGTCGATACGGGTTTGCTTCGTTGCTTAATTCCGGCCATGTCCATAACACGAACTACCATTCTCTTTCTATAAAATTCCGTACGTTGTGCAACAGCCGGGAAGAATGTATTCTTGAATTTACGGAATCTGCTAATTTGGTTTACGATCCAAAGTTGTTGGGCTCTACGAACAATTTCGACTTTTCCCTTAGGCGCATGTTTGGCCAGGGACTTAATGGGCATTGTGCCTTAGCTGATAGCAGTAAAATATACGTAAATTTGGCTTTACACATTCCCTACGAAATTACCCCTTTACCTATGTACAACATCTCTTCAACTAGAGGTGGACAGACCACGCATTATGGCGTATATGATGTGCAGCAATTCAAAGATGCCTCGCTGTTTAACATAGCAtggattttgaggaaaacacAAAACTATGTTTTAACACCGCCATCTCCACCTTTAATAGCTCATAGGTATATAGTGGGATATGGCCAAGAAAGGGGAAAAATAATTACTCAAATCACAAATAACCATTATGCAGAGTTGCCGATAGTGCTACAAGAAAATATTCCATGGTTTATGCCCATTTACATGCACACCTTGAAAATCAAGAACCATCAAAGCGGAGAGATCATAGAACCCATTGTGTTGCAATATCGCCCCGGTGTTCAGCGTGAAAGACCCTACTACTTGGAATTGTCATTTACATTGCCTGCCAAAACCTCTGTTGAAATATCCTTCGATTTTGATTATATATTTCTCAAATGGCTTGAATATCCCCCAGATGCCAATCATGGCCATTATATAGGATCCGGTGTTATAACCTCATTGCTACCAATTGCCCGTAATTATACCTCGATTCCATTGAGTGGTTATCGGTTTGCTGATGCCTTTAATGCTTCAAGAAATGCATACATACTTACACTTAGAACGGAGTCCCTAATATTGTCACTGCCCACGCCGGATTTCAGCATGCCATACAATGTTATATGCTTGGCTTGTACAGTTGTCGCACTAGCTTTTGGTCCTATACATAGTGTGGCTacgaaaaaaattgtcatcgaGCAACAAGACTCCGACGAACCACAATcattttttggtaaaatcttgaaaaaattgAAACGATTCAAAAGGAAAAGCGATAAAAATGTTCCTGCCGCTGGCGATGAGAGTGAAACGCAAACGGATAACGTAAGCCTTGGTGAAAAAGCAAAGTAA